The Nitrospirota bacterium DNA segment AACCGGCTGGAGCATAGGGCGGCAGGTATTCGATCGTATGGTAGTAGAGGGTCGGCTGCGCATCGCGTTTGAGCGCCCCGCTCGTGAGCCAGTCGCGAAGCGTCGATGCCGCGCGAGTATATCGATTGTGAGTCGGACCGTCGCCCGGCTGATCGAGGCCGAGTTCCAGACGGATGATGTTCTGCGGATGGCGGTCGTACAGCGCCTGTTGTCCGGCTGCATCGATGATGTCGTACGGTGGCGCGACCACCTGTTTCACATCGCCAACAACCGTTGTATTGTACCTGGTGCCGTGAAACGGGATGATCGTCGACATGGCGAAGTCCTCTACTCCGTAAGTGGTTGAAGCCGTTGCGGCGCAGCGGCCAGAAGATATGGCGCCGTTCACGCTCCGCGGTGCCTCCCAATGCCTCATGGCGTGGGAACGCGGGAGGAACGGCTATCGATCGCGGGTAACCATGTAGTCGGCGGCCACCGAAAGGGCTCGCTTGGCCGTACTGTCTTCGAACTGACTGAGTTCTTGTTGAGCCGAGGCCACGTAGGTTTGTGCGCGATCCATGGCATGGGTAATCGAGCCGAACTCTTCCATGAGGCGAATCAGCCGCCCGAGGTCTCCCTCCGTCAGCGTCCTGGTTTCCATGCGGTCGATGATCATCTGCCGGTCCTGCTCGGAGCAATGATGCAGCAGATGGAGCAGCGGCAACGTGGCCTTGCCCTGGCGGAGGTCCTGTCCCAGCGTTTTGCCCAACCGTTCGCCGTTGGCCGTGTAGTCGAGCGTATCGTCGGCGACTTGAAATGCCATCCCGAGATATTGACCAAACCGGAAGAGCGCATCCTGCTGGGCCTCTGTGGCGTCGGCGAGAATAGCGCCCATGCGGCAGGAGGCGGCAATCAGGCCGGCCGTCTTGTGTTCGACCACTTTGAGATATTCCAATTCCGGCATGGCGGGGTTGCCATTGTAATAGAGCTGCAGCACTTCGCCTTCCGCCATCTTTTTGCAGGCCTCGGCGAGCACTTCGTTGATCCCCTGGCTCCGGAAGTCGACGATCTGGCAGATGGCCTTGGAATAGAGGTAGTCGCCGACGAGGATGCTGATTTGGTTGCCCCAGATTTTCCGGGCGGTTCGCTGGCCCCGGCGGATATCCGCGTCGTCGACCACATCGTCGTGGAGCAGGGTCGCGGTATGAATGAACTCCACCAGACTGCCGAGCTGATGATGGTCGCGGCCGGTATAGCCGCAGAGACGGGCAGAGAGGAGGAGTAAGAGCGGTCTGATTCGTTTTCCGCCGCTGTTGAGGATATGGGCGGCAACGGTATTGACGAGTGCAACACTGGAGTCGAGGTTCGTTCGGACCTGGCGCTCCACACTGTCCAGTTCATCGCGGTACGCCTCCCAGACGTCCGCCATGTTGTTGATACTGGAGGTGATTGGGCCTTGGGGCATGCGGCGGATGGTAGGGCAGAGGGGGAAACAAAGTCAAGCCAATCACCCCTTTGGGGGGCACGTAGAGATGGAGCAACGGCGGGAGGAGGAATCTTGACAGAAGAATCGTCCTTCTATTAAGGTGAGCGCTGTTGAGATGAACGGAATAAGCCTTGTGAGTGACGGGGTTATCCATCCCGATTGCCTCTCTGGTGTAGCCTCCGTCTAAGACTCTAACCGCCTACCTTTTTAACGAGATACGAACGATGAGCATCCCCGGGCTTCCACCGAAGCAAGGCCTCTACGACCCTGAACAGGAGAAGGACTCCTGTGGCGTCGGCTTTGTCGTCAACATCAAGGGCGAAAAATCCCATACGATTGTGCAGCAGGGGCTGCAGATTCTCGTGAACCTCAGCCATCGGGGGGCGCAAGGCTGCGATCCCTGTACGGGGGATGGCGCAGGGATCCTGCTCCAAGTTCCGCACGAATTTCTCCAGCGTGTCACCGGCGATGTGGGGGTCACGTTACCCAATGCCGGGGAATATGGCGTGGGGATGGTGTTTCTTCCGCCTCAGGTCGATGCGCGGCAACAATGTGAAGCGCTCGTCAGTACAATTATCGGCGAGGAGGGAGCCCGGCTCCTCGGGTGGCGCGATGTGCCGGTCAAGAGCGATGCGATCGGCCCCGTGGCCCGCAGCACCGAGCCGTTTATGCGGCAGGTCTTCATTGCCCGCGATGTTCTCAACGAAGGGCAGTTTGAACGGAAGCTCTATGTCATTCGCAAGCGGGTAGAAAAGGCCGTTCGTGAATCGGCGATTCAGGGGCGCGACTACTTCTACATCTCGAGCCTGTCGGCGAACACCATTGTGTACAAGGGCCTGCTGCTTCCCGAGCAGATGTCGGACTATTACCAGGACTTGAAGGATGAGCGCCTGACGAGCGCGCTGGCCCTCGTCCATTCCCGCTTCAGCACGAATACGTTCCCCACCTGGCCCCTGGCCCATCCCTATCGCTATATTTGCCATAACGGCGAGATCAATACGCTCAAGGGCAACGTGAATTGGATGCGCGCTCGGCAAGGCCGGCTCAACTCTGAATTGTTCGGCGAGGATCTGGCCAAGCTCTACCCGATCGTCTCCGAGCAGCAGAGCGACTCCGCTTGTTTGGACAATGCCGTGGAATTCCTGACCATGGGTGGCCGGTCTCTCCCGCACGTGATGATGATGTTGATTCCCGAACCCTGGGTGGCGAATCCGCAAATGGATCTCGACCGGCGCGGATTCTACGAGTATCACGCGGCGATGCAGGAGCCCTGGGACGGTCCGGCGGCAGTCTGTTTCACCGACGGGAAATTCATCGGCGCGACGCTCGATCGCAACGGCCTGCGTCCCTGCCGCTATCAAGTGACGACGGACGGCCTGGTGATCTTGGCGTCGGAAGCCGGTGTATTGCCGATGGATCCTCAGAAGATCCGGCAGAAGGGGCGCCTCATGCCGGGCCGGATGTTCATGGTGGATACGGTGAAGGGGCGCATCATCGATGACGAGGAAGTGAAGGCCGAGATCGTCAGCCGCAAGCCCTACCGGTCCTGGGTCACGCAGTATCGGATTTCGCTCGACGAGTTGCCCGATCCCAGCAATGTGCCGCAGCCGGATCACCCGACGATCCGCCAGCGTCAGCAGGCCTTCGGCTACACGGTCGAAGAGTTGAAGATGGTCATCACCCCCATGGTGGTGGAGGGGCAGGAAGCCACCTCGTCGATGGGCACGGATACGCCGTTGGCGGTGCTCTCCGAGCGGCCGCAATTGCTCTTCAAGTATTTCAAGCAGCTGTTCGCCCAGGTCACGAATCCACCGATCGACCCGATCCGTGAAGAACTGGTCATGTCGCTGACCACCAGCATCGGGCCTAAGCCGAACTTGATGGATGAAAATCCGGAGTCCTGCCGCCGCATCCGGGTCAAACAGCCGATTCTGACCAACGCCGAGCTCCAGAAGATTCGCGAGATCGCCGATCCGCATTTTAAGAGTAAAACGCTGAAGATGCTGTTCAGGGTGGCTGAGGGGCCTGAGGGACTCGGAGCTGCCGTCGACGAGCTCTGCCGACAGGCCTCCCAGGCGATTAAAGAAGGCTACAAATTTCTGATTCTGAGCGATCGCGGGGTCAACGAAGAATGGGCGCCGATTCCGAGCCTCCTGGGCATCGCCTCCGTCCACCATCACCTGGTGCGCGACTGCACGAGGACCGAAGTCGGCCTCATTGTGGAAACCGGCGAGCCCCGCGATGTGCACCATTTCGCCTGTTTGATCGGCTATGGAGCCGGGACGGTGAATCCCTATCTCCTGTTCGAATCGATTGTGGACCTGGAGCGCGATGGCTACTTCCCCGAGGGGTTGGATGCGCAGACCGCGGAAGGCAAGTTCATCAAAGCGATTAATAAAGGTCTGCTCAAGATCTTCTCGAAGATGGGCATCTCGACGGTGCAATCCTACTGCGGCGCGCAGATTTTCGAGGCCATCGGATTGAATCACGACCTCATTGGCCGCTACTTCACCGGTACGCCCTCGCGAGTGGAGGGGATCGGCATCCGCGAGGTCGGCGACGAAACATTGCGGCGGCATCGTTTGGCCTATGAACCGGCGCCGATCCGACAGTTGGATTTCGGCGGGGAAATTCACTATCGCGTCCAGGGTGAGCATCACAACTGGAATCCTGACACGATTTATAAGCTGCAGCATGCGACGAGGAGCAACGATCCGAAGACCTTCGCCGAGTTTTCTCAGCTCGTGAACGATGAGAGCAAGCGGCGTTCGAACTTGCGCGGGCTGCTCGAATTCAAGTTCCTGCCCGAGCCGATTCCGGTCGAGGAAGTGGAATCGGCAAAAGAGATCGTCAAGCGATTCACGACCGGCGCGATGTCCTTCGGCTCGATCAGCAAGGAAGCACACGAGACGCTGGCCATTGCGATGAACCGTCTGGGCGCGAAGAGCAACACCGGCGAAGGCGGCGAAGATCCCGAGCGATTCAAGCCGATGCCCAACGGGGATTCGAAGAACAGCTATATCAAGCAGGTGGCGTCCGCGCGATTCGGCGTGACGAGTCATTATCTGGTCAATGCGAAAGAACTCCAGATCAAGATGGCGCAGGGGGCCAAGCCGGGCGAGGGCGGACAGTTGCCGGGGCACAAAGTCGATGAGAACATTGCGAAGTTCCGTTATGCCACGCCTGGCGTGCAGCTCATTTCGCCGCCGCCGCACCACGACATCTATTCCATCGAGGATCTGGCGCAGCTCATTTTCGATTTGAAGAATTCCAATCCGGACGCAGCGGTGTCCGTGAAGCTTGTGTCGGAAGTGGGCGTCGGGACCATTGCGGCCGGGGTCGCCAAGGCCCATGCGGACAAGGTGCTCATCAGCGGCGATTCCGGCGGCACCGGTGCGTCGCCGCTCTCGTCCATCAAGTATGCGGGAGTGCCGTGGGAACTGGGCCTGGCCGAAACGCATCAGACCCTCGTGCTCAACGATCTCCGTGGCCGCATCCGGGTGGAGACCGACGGGCAAATGAAGACCGGACGGGACGTGGCGATCGCTACCCTGTTGGGCGCCGAGGAGTTCGGGTTTGCCACCGCGCCCTTGATCGTCGAGGGCTGCATCATGATGCGGAAATGCCACCTCAATACCTGTCCCGTCGGCATTGCGACTCAGGATCCGGCCCTGCGAAAGAAGTTTGCCGGGCAGCCTGAACATATCGTCAATTTCTTCTTCTTCATCGCCGAAGAACTGCGACAGATCATGGCCAAGCTGGGCTTCCGGACCATCAACGAGATGGTCGGGCGTGTCGATAAATTGAAGGTCCACAAGGCCGTCGACCATTGGAAGGCCAAGGGGCTCGATCTGACCCCTCTCTTGCAGGCTCCCAATGTGGGGCCGGAGGTTGCACGCTACTGTGTGCAGAAGCAGGATCACGGTCTTGCGGGCGTGCTCGACAACAAACTGATCGAGCTCTGTAAGCCAGCGCTGGAGAAGAAAGAGAAAGTTACACTCGAGCTACCGATTCGTAATGTGAATCGCACGGTCGGAACGATGCTCTCCAGCCGCGTGGCGAAACGATACGGGCTTGAGGGCCTGCCGGAAGATACCATCACGATCAAGTTCACGGGGTCTGCCGGGCAGTCGTTCGGCGCGTTCCTGTCTCGCGGGATCACGCTCATCCTCGAAGGCGAGTCCAACGACTATCTGGGTAAGGGACTCTCCGGCGGAAAGATTATTGTCTTTCCCCCGAAGCAGGCGCTGTATGTGCCGGAGGAAACGATCCTCATCGGCAATACCTCGCTCTACGGCGGGACACAGGGCGAAGCCTATTGTTACGGCATGGCGGGCGAGCGGTTTGCGGTGCGGAACAGCGGCGTCAGGGCGGTGGTCGAAGGGACCGGCGATCACGGCTGCGAGTATATGACCGGCGGGGTGGTCGTGGTCTTGGGCCGGACGGGACGCAACTTTGCGGCCGGCATGTCGGGCGGCGTGGCTTTCGTGCTGAACGAACTCGACAAGTTTCAGTCCCGCTGCAACCTCGGCATGGTGGAATTAGAGAAGGTCACGACGGCGGAAGACAAGAAGACGCTGCATGAGATGATCACGTCGCACTTTATGCATACCGGCAGCCGGAACGCGAAGCGTATTCTGGATAGCTGGGAAGCGATGCTGCCGAAGTTCGAGAAGGTGATGCCGGTCGATTACAAGCGAGTCTTGGAAGAGCGCAAGAAGAAAGCCGCCTCGATCAAGTAAGGGAACGGGGATACAGGGGTAAAGGGATAGCGGAGAGGATCAACTCTCTGCGGTTTGGTCGAAAGCTGAGTGCTGATAACCGAGAGCTGAAAGCGATAAGAAATGGGTGATCCAAAAGGTTTCATGAAATATGCCCGCGAGGGGCCCAAGCGGAAACCGGTCGAGCTGCGCGTGCTCGAGTGGAAGGAAATGTACGAGCCGCTCGCCGAGGAGAAGCTCAAGACGCAAGGCGCGCGTTGCATGGATTGCGGCGTCCCCTTCTGTCAGGGGTCGACCGGCTGTCCAGTCGTGAATCTGATTCCTGAGTGGAACGATCTCGTCTATCGTGGCCGCTGGAAAGACGCGCTCAAGGCGCTCCATACGACGAACAATTTCCCCGAGTTCACCGGCCGCCTCTGCCCGGCGCCCTGTGAAGGGGCCTGCGTGCTCGGCATCAACGAAGATCCGGTCTCGATCAGGATTCTCGAGTGGAACATCATCGACCGTGGCTTCAATGAGGGCTACGTCGAACCGGTTCTTCCCGTGGTGCAGACGGGCAAGACGGTGGCGATTGTCGGGTCAGGTCCGGCTGGTATGGCCGCGGCGCAGCAGCTCGCGCGCGCCGGCCATCGCGTCACACTCTTCGAGAAGTCCGATCGTATCGGCGGCCTGCTGCGCTACGGCATCCCCGATTTTAAAATGGAAAAGTGGGTCATCGACCGTCGGCTGGATCAGATGAAGGCCGAGGGGGTCGAGTTCAAGACCGGCGTGACCATCGGGAAAGATATCACGGGTGAGCAGTTGCGGAAGCAGTTCGACGCCGTCGGCCTCACCATGGGTGCAGAGCAGGCCCGCGAGTTACCGATTCCTGGCCGCGAACTCAAGGGTGTGCATCTCGCGATGGAGTTTTTGACCCAGCAGAACAGACGCACGTCGGGCCTTCCCATTACGGATGAGCCGATCTCGGCGAAGGGCAAGCGCGTCATTATCATTGGCGGCGGCGATACCGGCTCGGACTGTCTCGGGACTGCCCATCGGCAGGGTTGCGCCGAAGCCCATCAGTTTGAAGTGCTGCCGGAGCCTCCTCCAACCCGCGCGGGCTCGACCCCCTGGCCGCTCTGGCCGATGCAGCTTCGCACGTCGCATGCGCATGAAGAGGGCTGCGACCGGCAATGGAGCATCTCGACCACCAAGTTCACCGGCGAAAATGGCCAGGTGACGAAGCTGCACGGTAATCGCGTGAAGTTCGAGAACGGCAAGTTCACGCCGATTCCCGACAGCGACTTCACGATGGATGCGGATTTGATTCTCCTGGCGATGGGCTTCACCGGCCCGGTGAAGAACGGCCTGCTCGACAGCCTGGGCGTGAAGTACGACGCACGCGGTGCAGTGTCGGTGGACGAAGGCTTCATGACCAACCTCGACGGCGTCTTTGCCGGCGGCGATACCAAGCGCGGGGCCTCGCTCATCGTCTGGGCGATAGCCGAAGGGCGCAAGATGGCGGCAGGCATGGACAAGTATCTGCAAGCCGGCAAGTCTGCCAAAACAGGCCGCTGAAACGGCCTTCAACTGCGTTCTCGCTTCTCTTAAACCCTCAACGTACTTAAAACAGTACGCCTCGGGCTTTCGCTCGCTGCGGCCTTGTTGGAAGACCGTTTTGAGCGGCTTAAAATTAATTCAGCCTACGGGTATGAGTTGACAGCCAATTCGAACGCAAAGTAGCCTCCTCGATGTTGCAATATTCATATCCCTCTTAACCTAGGATCAGAAGAATCGGTTATGGCAGAGCAAAACATTATTTCTGATCTAGCTTCACTTGAGAAAGCCATTTTGCTGATGGAGTCAAAGTTCAGCAGTACACCAGATTTCTGGTGGCGAGGTCACTCTTTGCTGGAGTGGGATCTGGTCCCAAGCGTCTATAGGTTGGGACGAGATGTCGACGAGCATAACTACGCATGGACATTTCTCCAGTATGCGCCATCTAGGTATGAACGATGCCCGGCAGAAAAGAATTGGGCTGCATGGCTATTTCTTATGCAGCACTACGGTGTACCGACCAGACTATTGGATTGGACTAAATCTGCCCTGATAGGTCTTTATTTCGCGGTTGCAGACCCTCAACATGATGAAAAGCCAGGAGCTCTATGGGGGTTGCAGCCGAGTCTTTTGAATAAATTCCAAGCTTCTATAGATGGTCTAATTCCGGTTGACGATGATCGCGTTAGGAGACTAGCCGAGGACGCTTTTGCCCACATGATGCCGAAAAAGTCGCAGCAAATAATTGCTGTTCCTACTCAGCAACGCGACGTGAGGCATCTGGTGCAGGAGTCAATGTTTACGTTGCATGGAAGTAGTCAGCCATTAAACAAGTTTGAGATCAGTAAAGAATATCTTGTTTATTGGGAAATCCCGTCCTCTTCAAAGAGTCGATTGAGATACACTTTAGACAGGATGGGGATGAACGGTGCAAACCTGTTCCCTGATCTTGAAAACCTAGCTCGCCACGTTGGCTCCCTGGAATTCCGAAAACCCGATGTTTGAGTGAAGAGGGGACTGTCCTCTAGGTTCTACCTGTAATGGCGTGCTTGGATTGAAGGTTGTTTATCCATAGAGGTATTTATAATGATGACGCAACAAACTTATCCCCGAAGTCCCAAAGCCCTGCTCGGTGGCATTGCCCACTTGGGGCGGTTTATCGACAAGATTCGTCTGCGGCATGCAGGCTAGATTCAGGACTACAACTACATCACTGCGGGTTCGATAAGTATCTGGTCGATTTTCTACAGATCGAAGAAGATAAAAGTTCCAGGAACCATTGACCGGATCGTTGCCCGATTAGACTTCAAGGAAGCGCGATGACCAAGGTGTTCCTCTATTGTGATGAGTCTGGTGCAAAAGGTTACGCCAACCAGGACGAAACCTACCCTGGAGAGGTCGGAGTCTTCGCTGGAATCATGATTCCAGAGGAATGCATTGCCACCGTGAAGAGCACCTTTGACCAGCTTGCAGCACGCTACATGCCGACTTCTGGAAAACTTCATATCGCTGATCTTTTGACTGAACAGCAAGGGCGTATACGAAATGAATTGTTTGCAGAGATAAGACGCACCAAGTTCCCATGCTTCTGGTACGCCATTCACGTTGCGGGATTACATGCACATCACTCGGCTCAGACTGCATTGTTGAAGCGGAGCGCAGAGGAGTTCCATCTTGCGCGCGGAGGAAACGATCCACGGATCAAGCGAGGTAGTTCGCGTGAAGAACCCGCCTCCATGCATGTAGAGCTTTTTTCTGGTCTTTACTCGCATCTCGTCGCGTTCTTGGTGGAGCGTGGTCAGGAAGGCGTAGACGTCGAAATTCAAACAGATCATGTGGATACGCCGATCATGAAACGCTTTAAGGAAGTTGCAAGCGATCTGCTAAATAACGATCCACGGGTGTCGACACCTACAGGCTTTGATACCGTTGAGAAAAAAGTTGTGGGTGGTTCAGTCACGTGTTCGGTTCAATGGCCGCCAGAGCTTGACTTTTCGCCTGTAGTGAAGAGTTTGTCTATCGGGACGGTACCTCAGAGCGATGGCCTAGTGCTTGCCGCGGATGTGTTGGCTAATAGCTTGAACCATCTATTCAAGATTAGAGGCCCAGGCACTTTATACACTCCATTGAACTGCAGAGACGCGGTTGCTAATCATCCGCTCGCAGAGTATCTCAACGCATTCAGGAGTTGGGGCTCTGGTGATCTCATTGGCGACAGAATCTACCAGCATCCGAAAGCTGGTGCTTGAGCTTCTATTTTTGAACCAGTTACCGTTGTACTTCGCTTGTGAATCGGCGATGCTTATGAGCAGAAAAAGGTTCCAGTGAGCAGAAAAAGGTTCCAGGAACCATTGATTTGCCATTTGATCGGTGACCTGCGGCAACGCGGCCTCTGGTAATGAAATAACATCCAACCATCCAATTCTGAGACTGCTTCGAGGCGGACGCTGTAAAGAGGCGTTTGAGTGACAATGAAATCATGAGAGCGAATGCCGCTAACTCCTTCTCGATAGCGTGGTTATTGTTAGCACTCTTGTCGGTAGTGGCTGCTTGTAGTGATTCGATAGCATCCTGGAATCCTGAGGACAAGAGGAATATTCAGCATTTTTTTGCATCTCAGGCGGCCGATTTGGCTGCGGTGCAGTTATCGAACTCGGGTGCATCCTATTCAATCATGTCCGGGATCGTCAAAGAGTGGGGTCGTTGCTTGACTTTGCATCTGGTTGAGCAGGGAAAACAAAGTAATCAGGCTTCTGTATCTCTCGTGGAGAAAGCAAAGGTGTCAGCCTCAGTTGTTTCTGCCGCGCACCTGCTCGAAAGCGGCTCTGACGTTCGACCCTTTCAGGAGTTGTTGGGGCATCGTGATGTCAAGCCGACGATGATCTCCATGCATGTGCTCAACCGAGATCCAGGGGGCGTTCGCAGTCCGCTGGATGGATGGTGAACTCCCTTTCGGAGGTGGTGTTATGCGGACCGGCCTAAACATTGTTAGGCAACTCAATCTTCGAGGAGTAAATATGCGAATTATCATTGCTGCACTTATCTCACTGGCACTGTCTGGGTGCGCAACAAATTCAGGCATCGTTGATCTCGGTGGAGGCAACTACGTCTATGCAAAAGAGGATGCATGGGCTTACAACGGAAACGCAACGAAAGTAGAAATTTTAAAAGAGGCCGCCGCATTCTGTACGAAGCAAGGAATGCAAATGTCAGTACAAAGCTCGGATGCGAAACCTTATATGCCTTACTCTTCGTTCGCCGGTGCTGAAGTTCAATTCAGCTGCAAGTGATTCATTTGCCTAACCCTTCGGGCAACCGAACCTGCCTCCGGCAGGCCGGTTACCGCCAACGCTAAACCCGCAAATGTGTACGTAAGACTGGCGCTCGGCAAAGAATAGGTTCATGCAAAGAAAAGAATTTACGAACCGTTGATTGCTCCGAGCGCTGGCATGCTGTCCGCGACCTCACCGGAAGAACGGGGACCCACCGAGGCGCGGCTAGCGCGCTTGATTCATGGGGGCTCGTTACGAAACTGTGGAGACGCCGAGCGAGACGGGCGCGCGGAGCCCCGAGAGGCCGAGGCGTACTCGAAGCAGTACGTTGAGGTCGGGAGGGGCGAGCCCGCCCGCCAGTATGTATACTATGAGCATACTGGCTTGTCGTAGCGGCGTGTCTGCAGTTGCAGTAGAGCTCTCATGAATCATGCGCGCTGGGAAAGCTGGAACTGACTGAGGTACTGCGGTCATCGACCGCAGCCGAAGGAATTCCAGAAGGCTTCCGCTCTGCCAAGCCCGCGAGGGTCGTTCTGGGAGGTGGGGAGCAGCGGCAGCATGTCAGCGCTCGTCATTTTACGGCAGACCGTTTCTGTACATTTCTTTCGCTGATGTGTATGGTTTGTTGTGTAGCAACAGGCGGAAACTTGTATGCGATCCAGCATCGACATCAATAAGACTCTCTTGCTGAAGGCTCTGAAAGTCACCGGCCTTAGTACCAAAGGGGCAGTTGTTGCAGAAGGTCTTCGTCTGCTTATCAAAGTGAACGGGCAGGGAAGAATTCGTCGGCTTCGAGGGAAGATCGACTTTGTAGGACATGTGTTAAACGCAAGAATGGAGGATCGAGTTCAATGAGTGCTCAAACCTATCCCCGTAGTCCCAAAGCCCTGCTCGGTGGCATTGCCCACTTGGGGCGGTTGATCGATAAGGTTCGTCTGCGGCATGCAGGCAAGATTCAGGACTACAACTACATCACCGCCGGGTTCGATAAGTACCTGGTCGATTTTCTGGCGATCGATCCGAAGGCCTTTGAGCAACAAGTATTGGCCGGTGGGACGGATGAGCAATTGCTCGCCTGGGTTGTGGCGAACGGCAAGCCGCATTCGCACGAGGAGATCGCCCAGTGGTCGCAGGGGCTGCTCTCGTCCGGTCCAAAAGATGACGCCACTCGTGCCAGGCTTCAGGTTCGGCTGGATGATGTTGCCAAGAAGCGTGGCGTCGCAGTCAGCTCGCTCCCTCCTGCCTCAACATGGGTGGATGCAATCGAACTCGACGAAGGGCGATTGTAGGCTGTTGAAAAAGTCCGCCAGCATCGTTCTCGCATCGTTCAGATCCTCAACGGGGACCCGGCCGCCTCACCACTCGGCGGCGCGCACAGACTTGGTGCTCCTTATTCGTCGCACCGTGCGCCCCTGAGGGTACGCCTCCGGTCTTCACTCGCTGCGGCCTTGCTGAACGGCCTTTTTGAACAGCCTAGGTGTAGGCTCTCAAATTCGCAGGCTGATTCATCTAGCGTTGAGGGGGTGAAAGCCTTGCCTTACCGTCATCTCACTCGGCTGTTTTCGTTGAGGCGGGATGGAGGATAATGCAGCCAGACTGCCTCATTTTTTGTGCGGATTTGTTTTGTGACAGGGATGACCTTCTAGTTTATTGAGAAAATCGCACCGATTTGTAGGATAACCGTGGCATCGGCCTTGCTTTAGTTGCGCCAACGGGATGGCTACCATCCCATTATTTGAACTACACCCAGGGAGGATTCGCATGACCAGAACAGTAGCTTCGTTGACGGCTGCCGCCGTGTTGTACGCCTTTACCGGTGCCTTGGCCCAAGCGCCTGAAGCGGTTCCAGCTCCGGCAGCTCCGGCGCCTGCAGTCTCGGCTCCGGCAGCCGCTCCTGCTCCAGCGATGGAAGCGCCCAAGGGCGAGGGAGAGAAAGAGAAGCATGGCAAGAGCAAAAAGCACCGGAAAGATGGCGAGCATAAGAAGGGTGGAAAGCACAAAGAGAAGCACGCCGACAAGGACAAGCACGAAGATGGCGACAAGGGCGAGAAGCACTAAGCGATAGCTTCATTCGGGCAGAATAGGTTGAAAACGAGGCGGTCGGTCCATCAGGGCCGGCCGCCTTCGTATTTTTAGGCAGGTGAGGGAGATTGCGAGGAAACGACTTCGGCCTTCAATTCCGAACATCGAACTTCGGATCACGTCTTTCTCGTGCTTCGCGTTTCACGAGATGCGGGCCTTCCGCCATCGAAAGGGTTTCTATGTCAGAAAAGACTAGCAGGTTGTGGAAGAACGATACATGCAGGCTACTAGGTCAGTGATGTTCACGTCTGAAACAATAGGAGGCAATTGTGCAGGATGCTCAAAAAGTCCGTTCAGCAAGGCCGCAGCAAGTGAAGACCGGAGGCGTACCCTCAGGGGTACGTTGAGGATCTGAACGATACGAGAACGACGCTGACGGATTTTTTCAGCATCCGTTACGAGCTGACGGCGCTCAAGGTCGATATCGCGTAATCGGAATGGGCGGCTATTTCTATTGAGGGAAGGGTTTCAACAAGATCGGTGACTCGTTCACGGTCTCCGTGACTGTACCGGAGAAACTCCACTCCGAAGTGTC contains these protein-coding regions:
- a CDS encoding FRG domain-containing protein, which gives rise to MAEQNIISDLASLEKAILLMESKFSSTPDFWWRGHSLLEWDLVPSVYRLGRDVDEHNYAWTFLQYAPSRYERCPAEKNWAAWLFLMQHYGVPTRLLDWTKSALIGLYFAVADPQHDEKPGALWGLQPSLLNKFQASIDGLIPVDDDRVRRLAEDAFAHMMPKKSQQIIAVPTQQRDVRHLVQESMFTLHGSSQPLNKFEISKEYLVYWEIPSSSKSRLRYTLDRMGMNGANLFPDLENLARHVGSLEFRKPDV
- a CDS encoding type II toxin-antitoxin system VapB family antitoxin, which translates into the protein MRSSIDINKTLLLKALKVTGLSTKGAVVAEGLRLLIKVNGQGRIRRLRGKIDFVGHVLNARMEDRVQ
- a CDS encoding DUF5069 domain-containing protein, giving the protein MSAQTYPRSPKALLGGIAHLGRLIDKVRLRHAGKIQDYNYITAGFDKYLVDFLAIDPKAFEQQVLAGGTDEQLLAWVVANGKPHSHEEIAQWSQGLLSSGPKDDATRARLQVRLDDVAKKRGVAVSSLPPASTWVDAIELDEGRL
- a CDS encoding signal peptidase, yielding MTRTVASLTAAAVLYAFTGALAQAPEAVPAPAAPAPAVSAPAAAPAPAMEAPKGEGEKEKHGKSKKHRKDGEHKKGGKHKEKHADKDKHEDGDKGEKH